GCTGATATAATTTTTCAAGAAATAGACCATCGTGTATTTGTGGAAAGCTTAATGGGGATTGAAAGTGTTTTAGAGTCAGGTGTGCAGTTACTGAACATAGTGTGTCAACTTAAAAACTCATGGTCTAGGTCAAGAAAAGTATGATACAATTATCTATAAAACATATTGTTAAGGACAGCTTATTTGGTTGGACACTTGAACTATACATAGTTTTTTCAACTTGGTATGCTTATGTTTTTGCCAACACATACACAGGATGGAGAGGCATATGCTTACCTGCTTAATGTTCTTGCCCCAGAACACTGCAGTCCAACCACATTGGATACTAAGGATCCAACTGAAAGGGCAAAATTGGTTCTTGATCATGCAGAGAGAATGAACTGCAAAAGATACTTATCCCCAAAAGACATTGTTGAGGGTTCATCAAATCTAAATCTAGCATTTGTGGCACAAATATTCCATGAAAGGTTTCAAATTGAAATCTGTTGTCCTTGTTTATATTTATAGATTGTTCTTGTtctattttatttcctttttgtaATCAGAAAACAGTAGTTCTTGCATGgtgaaaaaaattgaatattctGGTACATAAGTTGACTTAACAATTTGCCTTCTGCAGAAATGGCCTTTCTACAGacaacaaaaaaatttcttaTGCCGAGATGATGACAGAAGATGTGCAAACATCCAGAGAAGAGAGGTGTTATCGATTGTGGATCAATAGTCTAGGCATTGCTACTTATGTCAATAATGTGTTTGAGGATGTCAGAAATGGGTACGTTTCTAATTTTTGCAAGAACATTATTCTCAAAAAGTTTTCCAGTATCTTTTGAATCAATGTGCTcattcataataaatttttataacTAGTCAACGACATCTAAcctaatctttttttttaatgCAGATGGATTCTTCTAGAAGTTCTTGATAAAGTTTCTCCTGGATCAGTGCACTGGAAGCATGCATCAAAGCCACCAATTAAAATGCCATTTAGAAAAGTAGAGAATTGCAACCAAGTTATTAGAATTGGAAAGCAACTAAAATTTTCACTAGTAAATGTGGCTGGAAATGACTTTGTACAAGGAAATAAGAAGCTCATACTTGGTAAATTTTACTTTGttattgtgtgtgtgtgtgtttgatAAGAAGAGCTGTGAAAGTAACTTACTGCTCACCAAGAATAATTTGTTTTACCCTTCTCTACTGGCTTCAATCCCTATTATTTTCTGTGTTTCACGTCCGAGTGAGTTTCAGTTTTTCAAGGCTATTGAAGCTGaacaaagtaaataaataaatgttcGAGTACATGAGAATAAATAACTCTAAAAGTTTGATCTACTATGaagcttttgttttttttttgtttctttttgttttttttttctcggTCTTTGTAAGTTTTGAATGTTTGGTTGTTGCTAGGTACTGACAGGACAGAAATCGAGCTGTTATTATTCCATTTCCTGGATTAAGTTTGTGTGATATCGGTGTGGTGATTGTAGATGTATGTTTCTAAAGATTTGTTTTCTAAATGCTGAATTTTGGTTACACCTGCAGCTTTCTTGTGGCAGTTGATGAGATTCAATATCCTTCAACTTTTGAAGAACTTGAGATCTCATTCCCAAGGAAAGGAGATGACAGATGCCGATATTCTTAAGTGGGCTAATAAGAAAGTCAAAAGCACAGGCAGAACTTCTCACATGGAGAGCTTTAAGGTAACACACAATTATTACTCCCATCAATTTCTTAACAGTAGAATACTTAACGTTATACTTGTCTTCAGGATAAGAGCCTTTCAAGTGGTATTTTCATTCTTGAGCTTCTTAGTGCTGTGGAGCCTAGAGTTGTCAACTGGAATCTCGTTACTAAGGGTGAAAGTGGTATGATTTCTCGCCTCTTTCATTACTTTGGAAagtaatttataatttattaaaacCCTTTAGATGAAATAAATTGGCTTGCTTTTTATTCTACTTGAAATAATAGATGACGAAAAGAAGTTGAATGCTACCTACATAATCAGTGTCGCACGAAAGCTGGGCTGTTCCATCTTCTTGTTACCAGAGGACATCATGGAGGTGAGGCTGCAACTGGAATGTTATATTTGTATAATATTCATTTATCTCTAATTCATTGCACAGAGGTAGCATTTTGTCGATATCGCAATTTGATTGTCAATCTACATGCATAACTTGCAAGAAATTTAATTTCACCCCTCTTAATTGAAGAAATCAAGATTAAATCAGCAAAACAGATGACAAAGAATAGATTGATGCACATATTTCTCTGCAAGGTTTTGACCTTTATAGAATATCCAGAACTGAATGATCGGTATCTTGCAGGTTAACCAAAAGATGATACTCACCCTAACTGCTAGCATTATGTTCTGGAGTCTTCAGCAGCCAGTTGACGAGGCAAATGGGTTATTGTCCTCTGCTGATGCATCCCCGGCACCATCCATCAGTGGTGAGGATGAGAGCTCCTCCATCGGTGGTGATGTTTCGAACTTAAGCATTGATGATGCTGCCTCTGATACTACTGTCTCATCCCAGATTGACAACGAGGTGCCCTCGATGCCAGAGTGAATTAGGCTTTGAGATTATCCACTGCCTCCATGAGATGAGTTGCTTGATGAGAAAGAAGAGAGAAGGGTTGTCTTATATAGGTTTTGATCTCATCACTTCCTTGGTTTAAGTAAAGCAAAAACCTGGTTGAAGAAAAATGCTTTGAGAACAAGATGTGAAGAGAAGCAAAAGAACATACTGTAAAAAGTTTTAGTTGTTAAATAGAAAAAGTTGTTCTTAGATACACCAaagttgaaagaaaaaaattgttaAGAATACATGCTGGCTTTTGAGCATTTTCTTATCTGCTCTACCACCACTCTCAGTTTGAGTAAGCTAAAATTTTATATGTGTTCTTTCACAattatgacatttgtcatatTCAATAAAATAAACTACCAATTCATTAATAAtaggggtttttttttttaagttgtagTCTTATTTTTTACATTTTGTAACACTTGAGTcccaaaaattatttttatatcatttaagttcctaaatgatatttttattttttgtcttttaaaatacataaaaaaatataaaataaatggtaaatcattattaaaatatgacatgagaaaaaaaaatcatgatatttttaaaaatatttaatatttttataaattaaattaatgtttaattaaaaaatattcttgcctacattgttgttttataattaatattaataactatattatctcgattatcttgatattatcaaTTGTTGGGTAAATATTCATTTAGTACCCtgtattttatcgaaatacaaacttGTCACCATTTGTTTTTCATAATAATCAATAGGTACCATCAGTTTGCAAAAACTACATAGTTTGGTACCCTCCGtgtgtttaaatttttaatattctcaTATTACCcctattttttatgatttatttgattttaaattattttattatttttaaatgatttaaatatatttttcagaattcataaaataaaataaatgtttaattaaaactttaaaataatttcaataaaaaaatatttttaaaataaatttaaataattaaaaaattaaaaaaataattggaatcttattaattaactttaaataaacctATTAATAAATCAATCCAACTTTGAAATATAAAATGTGGGTGAGATTGAGAGGGTGGGAAATTGAGATGGTGAGGGTGGAATTGGGTGAAATAttgttttttttcattaatcaaattaaagtttaggtttatttaaagttaattaataagattttaattagttttttaatttttaagtcaatttttttgtttttaattaattaaatttatttttaaaaaaattttgtttattaaaattactttaaagttttaattaaacatttattttattttatgaattctgaaaatatatttaaataatttaaaaacaataaaacaattgaaaaatcaaataaaacactAAAATGATGGTGAGATTGGGAGGGATGGGGAGCTGAGATGGTGAGAGTGAAATTGAGtgaaatatgaattttttttcattaatttatttaaagttaattaataagattttaattagtttctaattttttaatttcatttttttattttaaagttttaattaaacatttattttattttatgaattctaaaattatatttaaatcttttaaaaataattaaaaattaaataaatcactaaaatgaggggtaatttgggaatattaaaaaatttaaaaacacatagggtaccaaattatGTAGTTTTTGCAAACAGAGGGTATCGATTGATAATTATCAGAAATCGAGGGTGCCaagtttgtatttcgataaaacacaaggtatcaaatgagtatttacccatttttattatgtttatgcttgtttatttcatacatttttttaaatagtgTGTTGACaatgtttttcgtcaactaaaaacaagagcaattaagcaaatgTATAGTTTAGCGTGAAAATAATAAcatagatttttacgtggtttagcagttaaaatttgcttatgtccacgagtcacttttattaagatTTGTGTTAGAGCTTTTTTAGAGCAATTTCCCAGAGCCTTTCCCAGTACAAAGTAGTGTTTGTTTACAAATGACTAAACTCATGCTATTTATAGACCCAGTTCCAAGAATCCTCCCTTAATCTTAGGGATATTATgttacctgtaacgccctaaactccagggaccattacggtgcgtATTTcaaacagtgataaactcgctaaccgagtcatttggccataatcgtgtaactaagtatgattagtggtttagggattaaaatttttggttaagatataacgtttcattagaacatttactataaacattgggatcccaaaaatataatttaaaggtttattacaagaaaatatttacagccagccgatctaagcggaaaaacagggtttaaccctaattcatctccttcaaacctcggccgttgcggtcgagcagccgcatatgtacacatcgtcacctaagctcttcaactcaaggatggtccagctttctttcgcctatacctgcaccacatagcacccgtgagccgaagcccaacaagaaaactcaatatgctcatgaacaatcatatcatgacatcaaatcatatctggcatgcctagcaaacatagctctattcaagcatgcaaataaattcagataatgctggggaatctagggaAAGAAATACTGCCCTCCTGATTAGATGACTATCAAAtcaatcctaattagatgagtgatttaacacttgaggttctggtaaaccatactgagtgactacaAGCAAGTCAatatggggctcagcacccaaagccatgcaaatgatgatcatcatgatcatacagagcttatagccctgagcagatgagtgaatatcactttgaggttctattaaaccataatgagtgactgacaagcaagtcactatggggctcaacgcccatagccgtgtgacggaatcgtcacctgggctttcctgcaatggctctgatcagatgagtgaatgttgggtaagtcacatggggctcggcacccacatccatgtgactaaatagtcactgtggctcttagtatctagcccttggctagacaagcgcttatagtattcatcgaacttgaggttggcccggaattaatgctcttgttgagtcatctaatgcagatgtcaattagatctaatcttttatcggctctgcgttcatgacgcttatgtcgtttttGGCTCTTAGGTTGGTAACACACGATCAATGCCAAAACTAAACAGTCAgggccatacacaagtaagcaatgctaccaagcatatatcatatgtcaaatatccaaatacagggcattcagcatgcttacttaacaattgctagcacaattaagatcatgcataaacaaagagactcaagctctgaacaatctcatattcaatatccatggcatgccctaatcacatgtttctcatgcctcacgtgcatcacacttaaacatccaacatgcctcaataataaatatatacaagtgagtaagattgctaagcattcaatatgctatcaatgttcacatttaaacatccaacatgcatcaagaataaccatgcatgtcacatatggggtgcggttttcttacctttggtccaagcacaggttaccaataaacgagccacaagcacgatccttattccaagcctctagtgataacctagtcacaaccaaaaatggtgatccaatgagttcaagttctaaaaccactcccggaaccaagacctagcctccgagacatcaaatcccactaaaccgggtagtaggaacgatcccgaggcctaaggtttgagttcccctaaccaaaacatcaatttggccataaacagcaccaagcgtcgcgaccctcaggccaaacagaacctccacttgcttcttcaagcctgggccgcgacccaacctcggactagccatttttccccgtttttaaccttttaaaaccttccaaaaacctatccaaacatctccaaactcaaaaatcaaagttcccaaacatccccatcatccaaaacTAACAAAACTCAAgtctcaaatctaacaaaaactcatcaaaacacaaagtccaattcaagcttaaaaacttaaaacttgaattacctccgattgagttgtttccaactaaatcctccggctaataagcttctaatctttcctaggatcactatgtctcgatcctcgcttgaatccgagtcctagaactcaagtttcctttgaaaatgcgatcggggAGACGAAAATGAAACtttaagggagagagaacgttctttttatttctaaaaagattacttcaagcttaagtagcctcaaacaaatcccaacgcttggggtcccgaaaacacccccggggacaaaatagtcaaaacctccagaatttccccatgatcttactaactcccaatttatcaccaaatatttattcccattacccaataacccggtaatgctctaaataccccttgactcactccgagtcaagcataaatcccattgtgactttcccactagcttacctcctaggatcctcttgtgctgagtaaccctagcataaccaaataataataaagcaccacacacatatcacatatatgccaaatatgcccaaaatggccaaaatatgaaaatcacccaattaatcataaatgagttcacatacatatttaatacacctaaacatgcatattatcatttaatagatattaaatcaattatggccctcccggcctcctaatcaaggtcctaaaccttattaggaaatttggggcattacattaccCATATCAGATTTTGAATTGGAACTACAAATCTGATAGATTAAATGCAATCAATCACATTTATTGTAGATAAATATCCCTAAACAATAGGGTTGATTACATGGTTTGAATTAAATCCCCTGattatagggatttcctaacaacatCTTCATGTATTAATTCAATGCGTCTTTGAGCTTGAATGCTGCTTCAACGCGCTTTCGAGATCATATGTAGCTTCGAGCTCATCGCTCCAATTGTCTCTATCACCTTGCTTGATTGGTCTTTCGAACTCATCTTTCGGAGGAGACTCTTGTTGCCTTCGAGCCTGCAACCCATGCTCGAGTGCAAATGATATGGCTCCTTGGAACTTCATGTATATTTGTTCAATTATAGTGTTAATACTTATTAAATCTGAGCTTACACCTtacaagcctacatttcgaggctgtttatttattctcaaaattcggGTGTAACATTTCGaggcgaggtataagtacaaaactTCTTCTGTGATCAGTTTAGACAAGATCGGTGGTTtggcgaggtgtttcttaagatttTGAAACGCGAATTCACACTCATCCGAACACTCAAAATTTTTTCCCCCTCTTAAAGATTAAAGAAGGGAAGGCAtcagtctgtagattttgagataaacctacttaagtccgccattcatccagttaagctctagacatctttatgttttcgaggtgagggcatgtctatAAAAGCTCTAATCTTGTCGAGATTAGCCTCTATACCCCGTGCATTCACTATGAACCCAAGGAACTTACCCGAAGATACatcgaatgagcatttttgtgggttaagtttcatgttgtatttatGAAGTACGACAAAACATTCAGCGAGATCGTCTagatggttattgttatgtttgcatttgactaacatatcatccaaataaacttccatgttattccttatctgctcagcaaacatcctatttaccagtcATTGGTATGTgactccagcatttttgagcctgaaaggcatgacgttgtagTAGTACAATCCCTTCgtcggttacaaagctcgtatgttcttggtcaggtgcatgcatggcaatctggctATATATagaataagcatccataaatgacatgatgtTGTGGATTGCAGTGGCATCTACAAGCTGGTCGATTCAAGGCAAGGGAAAGcagtccttggggcatgccttgttaaggtccaaatagtcgatgcaggttcgtcatttgccattgggtttcgggaccagcatAGGATTGGCTATCTAATCAGGATAAAAAGCATCTCGAATAAaccgatttgcttttaacctctcGACATCCTCCTTTAGAGCTTTTTTTCTGTCGTCATCCAGGAACCTCcatttttgttgctttggggggaagctcttatcaataTTGAGTGCATGGATTATAACATTCAgactaatccctaccatatccaAGTGCGATCATGCAAATACGTCTTGGTTTTCTTtcaaaaagcaagttaattgCTTTCTTGCATTTTCAGGAATATTTTttcctatttttaccacccttGTGGTGTCTTTGTCGTCGAGCTctacttcttcaagctcctctaGCAGTTCGAGATCGGCCCTTTCTTCAACTCTAGGGTCGATTTCTTCTTCTATCTCGAAGGCAGATTCGTTCATCTCCTGAATGACCACAAGCGTCTGTGCACTTATTTGACTTTtccctcttatggaaatgctatagcattcccttgttgcgagctggtctccctttaGCGTCCCGATGCCATTAGACGTCGGGAACTTGacggccaaatgcctaacagacgaTACTGTCCTCATCCCAATCAGGACTGGTCTCtagagcaatacattgtaggctaACGTGGCATCCACcaccacaaactccatcatcttggttaccgagactggatagtctcccaaggttacggggagttcaatggatcccgtaCAAGCAATCCCTTCCCCAGAAAATCTATACAACGTGGTTGCATAGGCTTTCAAATCTCTAactgtgagtcccatcttttctagagtggctttatatAGGATATTAACAGAGCTCCCAGTATCAATCGGGACTCTGCATACCCTCCTATTCGCGAGCTGAAGTGTGATGACCAGGGGCtcgttgtgaggaaactggacatgtgatgcatcctcttctgtaaaagtgaTGGGTTGAGTTTGAACCCTCTGTTGCTTCGGAGCTCACGGCTCAGGCTCGTAAGGAGAACTGTCTCTAGTCTTGAGCTAGTTTACATATCTTTTTTGGACATTTCTGCCTGATCCTGCGAGATGTGGTCCCCGgaaatggttaccacatcctccccatctatcaAGAGAGGTCGATCATCTTCCCGTGCTTGGGAGTTGTTGTTTTGTTGGGCAGCTTGCGTAGATGCTGCCCTCTGTCTGTCGAGGCTTGATTAGGATTTTGGTTTCTCACATATTTtccgaaatatcccctcgagatcaagccttcgatttcgtccttcagttgtcggcaTTCATCAGTGGTATGCCCAACGTTCCTGTGGAATCTGCAATATTTATTGGAGTCCCTCTTTGCCTTTTGATTTCGCATTGGGTTAGGTCATCTAAATGGGACCTAACTCTCATTGGCAAGGAATATATTTTCCtgagtctcattgagctcggtatatacCTTTAAATGGAGAAATAATtatctcccttcttcttttttccATCGTCTGCCtcagagttattcccttcatttttctttacttttgaagGGTTATCTTCGAAGGGTCTTGACATTAATGGGGCAAccgaggtcgaggctgagttaacatttgtcattgtagttacgggctgagaggtcagATTTAATGCTGACCTCACCTCCTCTATGTTGACAAATCTCTGAGCCCTCCAATTGAACTCAGTTAATGACCTTATAGGTTTCCTTTGCATAtcctcccaaaggggactccctggtaaTATACCAGCTCTTGTAGCCATAAGGTGGCCATTGTCGTCGACGTTGCGGGCTCGAGCTACTTCTATATTAAACCTTGCAAGGTAACTCTTCAATGACTCTCAATGTTGTTGTCTGACATTGGTCAAAGTCGAGGCTTTGGGCCTGACGCCTACCATGGatttgaactgcttcttaaattCCTTTAGTAACTGATCCCAATATGAGATCGAATGCTTCTAAACTTTTGAACCAGatttttgctggtcctgtcagAGTAGCTAGGAACAACATACACCGGAGCTCATaaccaacattgctggctcgcatgatggtattgaatGTGGTTAGATGGTTGTATGGGTCCGAGTTCCTATCAAATGGTGCTACGTGGGGTATcctaaacccttgaggaaatggcgtgttggagatatgtggggcaaaaggctcgagctcttcatcagAGTCTTCAGCCTTATCCATGTTCCTTTCATCCTGAAGAAGCTTGAATGCCCTTTCGAGTTGGTTAATTCTCTCCTGGACCAAGTCCACTGGAGGCTGAGCTTGTGCTTGggggagctggttattgtttataaaaaacCCAGCTCCTTGTCTTGATATAGGATTATACTGATTCCCATATGCCGACTATTTTCGACTGTTCAAGTGGTCGCGCAAATCGGAGTTTGTAGGATTGGCTTGCCCCCGGTTATGGTTCAGGTGATCTCCGAAGGTTAGGATGATTGCCCTGATTCCCAATATTCTTGGGCTCAATATTATATATGCTTACAGACCTAGTGTGGTATGAGCTCCCACTTATGAAGCTAACATTTCTCTCTGGCCGAGGGGCTCGGTGGTtacgaggtggatcttccactGGCCTCCTCACCCCAGTCGTTTGTGATCTCAACACATGGATTCCTGATAGTTGGGGAGCACTGTGTTCTCGAGTCACCTCCCTCTCGTCCCCACGTCCAGATCTGGTTCGTCGTTTCCCATCTCGACTGTCATTGTGAGAGGTCCTTTGTGGTGCATGCTCCCTTGCCTGGTTCCTATGAGGAGCTAGTCGTGGTGCCTCTTGGGATGGCGAGGGGTGTCTTATTGAAGATGGTGGATGTCTTATAGGAGATGGTGGTGGCCTTCCAACGTTGGGCCTGGAAGGTCCTGAATTGGCCGGACAAGTTCCAGGTTGTTCCTGACTGCTTCAAGGTTAGAACTTTGAGCTactggaggagctcggttattccctgttCCTGTAGAAACTTCCACAGTCGGATTATCATTAGCATCATTTCGAGTATTCCTCCTAGGGCGTTCATTGCCAGTGTTTTCCCTGGGCCTTGGCAGAGCCTGCTGGACCTCTTGCTCAGTTCTCCTGGCGGTCGTGCTCCCTCGGGGACGTCCTCTTGGCCTCCGAGGTGGTGCCTAGACCTCAGCGGCCTGTCTGGAAAGTTCTTCATTGCGCCTTGTAGCCTCTGCTAATTGTTGGCACAGTTGGTGATTCTCCAAATTAACAATAGGAATATACCTCTTTGGATTATAGTAGAGTTCCTTGTCAGGCTTGGGCACAAGCGGTCCTTGGGAATCAGAGGATGCACTCCCTTCCTCTGGGCTATGGTTAGTCATAGGCTACTTCCCAGGTCAGCATGGGCAATCTTCAGT
The Humulus lupulus chromosome 6, drHumLupu1.1, whole genome shotgun sequence DNA segment above includes these coding regions:
- the LOC133782304 gene encoding fimbrin-1-like, giving the protein MSSYSGVVVSDQWLQSQFTQVELRSLKSKFTSMKNQNGKFTVGDLPSLMLKLKAFKEMYSEDEIRGILGDQGSDFSNEIEFEGFLRVYLTLQGRATEKLGGPKNSSSFLKATTTTLLHTISESEKASYVAHINSYLGDDPFLKKYLPLDPATNDLFDLAKDGVLLCKLINVAVPGTIDERAINTKQIINLWERNENHTLCLNSAKAIGCTVVNIGTQDLVEGRPHLVLGLISQIIKIQLLADLNLKKTPQLVELVEDSNDVEELMSLPPDKVLLKWMNFHLQKAGYKKPVNNFSSDLKDGEAYAYLLNVLAPEHCSPTTLDTKDPTERAKLVLDHAERMNCKRYLSPKDIVEGSSNLNLAFVAQIFHERNGLSTDNKKISYAEMMTEDVQTSREERCYRLWINSLGIATYVNNVFEDVRNGWILLEVLDKVSPGSVHWKHASKPPIKMPFRKVENCNQVIRIGKQLKFSLVNVAGNDFVQGNKKLILAFLWQLMRFNILQLLKNLRSHSQGKEMTDADILKWANKKVKSTGRTSHMESFKDKSLSSGIFILELLSAVEPRVVNWNLVTKGESDDEKKLNATYIISVARKLGCSIFLLPEDIMEVNQKMILTLTASIMFWSLQQPVDEANGLLSSADASPAPSISGEDESSSIGGDVSNLSIDDAASDTTVSSQIDNEVPSMPE